In Arvicola amphibius chromosome 1, mArvAmp1.2, whole genome shotgun sequence, one DNA window encodes the following:
- the LOC119826071 gene encoding LOW QUALITY PROTEIN: protein-S-isoprenylcysteine O-methyltransferase-like (The sequence of the model RefSeq protein was modified relative to this genomic sequence to represent the inferred CDS: deleted 1 base in 1 codon): MAGCAARVPPGSEARLSLATFLLGASVLALPLLTRAGLQGRTGLALYVAGLNALLLLLYQPPRYQIAIRACFLGFVFGCSVLLSFSQSSWNHFGWYVCSLSLFHYSEYLVTTVNNPKSLSLDSFLLNHSLEYTVAALSSWIEFTLENIFWPELKQITWLSTTGLLMVVFGECLRKAAMFTAGSNFNHVVQSEKSDTHTLVTSGVYAWFRHPSYVGWFYWSIGTQVMLCNPICGVVYALTVWRFFRDRTEEEEISLIHFFGEEYLEYKKRVPTGLPFIKGVKVEL; the protein is encoded by the exons ATGGCGGGCTGCGCGGCGCGGGTTCCGCCGGGCTCCGAGGCGCGTCTCAGCCTCGCTACCTTCCTGCTTGGCGCCTCGGTGCTCGCTCTACCGCTGCTCACG CGCGCCGGCCTGCAGGGCCGCACCGGGCTGGCGCTCTACGTGGCCGGGCTCAatgcgctgctgctgctgctctaccAGCCGCCACGCTACCAG ATAGCCATCCGAGCTTGTTTCCTTGGCTTTGTGTTTGGCTGCAGTGTGCTGCTAAGTTTCAGCCAGTCTTCTTGGAATCACTTTGGCTGGTACGTGTGCTCGCTGTCATTATTCCACTATTCTGAGTACTTAGTGACAACTGTCAATAACCCCAAAAGTCTCTCCTTGGATTCCTTCCTCCTGAATCACAGTCTGGAGTACACGGTGGCTGCTCTTTCTTCCTGGATAGAGTTCACACTTGAAAACATCTTTTGGCCAGAACTGAAGCAGATCACCTGGCTCAGCACCACTGGGCTGCTGATGGTGGTGTTTGGAGAATGCCTGCGGAAAGCAGCCATGTTTACAGCTGGCTCCAATTTCAACCACGTGGTGCAGAGTGAGAAGTCAGACACCCACACTCTGGTGACGAGCGGCGTGTACGCCTGGTTCCGGCATCCCTCCTATGTGGGGTGGTTTTACTGGAGTATCGGAACCCAGGTGATGCTGTGTAACCCCATCTGCGGTGTTGTCTACGCCCTGACGGTGTGGCGCTTCTTTCGTGATcgcacagaagaggaggagatctCGCTGATTCACTTCTTTGGGGAGGAATACTTGGAGTATAAGAAGCGGGTTCCCACAGGTCTGCCTTTCATAAAGGGAGTCAAGGTGGAGCTATGA